A genomic stretch from Desulfohalobium retbaense DSM 5692 includes:
- a CDS encoding ABC transporter ATP-binding protein, producing MNSPLLELHALNKRFGGVHAVRDVALTVPEATILGLIGPNGAGKTTLLNMISGTLLPSGGEIRFNQRRVTTASPEKRCRMGIMRTFQNLSLLSDLPNLDNVALGANAWHRNGLRDLCGFGRAREQRLRDEARANLEAVGLGGHEAALPGELSYGNQRKLEIARALMGRPSLLLLDEPAAGLNNRESQELAELILALRDERQLTVVLIEHDMDVLMAVSDTVAVLVEGAVLTSGAPREIQGDARVIEAYLGQDDIFDDLADA from the coding sequence GTGAACAGTCCACTGCTTGAACTCCACGCCCTCAATAAACGGTTCGGTGGCGTCCACGCCGTGCGCGATGTTGCCCTCACGGTGCCCGAAGCGACCATTCTCGGGCTGATCGGGCCCAACGGGGCTGGAAAAACGACGCTTTTGAACATGATTTCCGGAACCCTGCTGCCAAGCGGCGGTGAGATCCGCTTCAACCAGCGCCGCGTGACAACGGCCAGTCCTGAAAAACGGTGCCGCATGGGCATCATGCGCACCTTCCAAAATCTGAGCCTGCTCAGCGACCTGCCCAATCTGGACAATGTCGCCCTGGGCGCCAACGCCTGGCACCGCAACGGTCTCCGGGATCTCTGCGGTTTCGGCCGCGCACGGGAACAGCGTCTGCGCGACGAGGCCCGGGCCAACCTTGAGGCGGTCGGATTGGGCGGACACGAAGCGGCCCTGCCCGGCGAGCTGTCCTACGGCAACCAGCGCAAGCTGGAAATCGCCCGGGCGCTTATGGGCCGTCCGAGTTTGCTCTTGCTTGATGAACCGGCAGCCGGCCTGAATAACCGGGAATCCCAGGAACTGGCCGAGCTCATCCTGGCGCTGCGTGATGAGAGGCAGCTGACCGTGGTGCTTATCGAGCACGATATGGATGTCCTGATGGCCGTATCCGATACGGTGGCCGTTCTCGTCGAGGGCGCCGTGTTGACCAGCGGGGCTCCCCGGGAGATCCAGGGCGACGCGCGGGTCATCGAGGCCTATCTTGGACAGGACGATATTTTTGACGACCTGGCGGACGCATAA
- a CDS encoding ABC transporter ATP-binding protein: MLKVRSIHTYYGAVHVLKAASIHVGPGEVVAVIGANGAGKTTLLKSIAGTLFPASGRIDFEGTEVAGLFPEHRLGLGLALCPEGRRLFGGLSVEKNLLLGAFHRKDKDGVRRDLQALRERFPILDSFWNRPARNLSGGEQQMVALARALMSRPRLLLLDEPSLGLSPLLAKDILKTIRDLNREDGLSVLLVEQNARAALRIAHRGYVLETGRVILEGSGSELLAHEEVQRAYLGKAYKEIWER; encoded by the coding sequence ATGCTCAAAGTTCGCAGCATCCATACCTATTACGGCGCCGTGCACGTCCTCAAGGCCGCCTCCATCCATGTCGGCCCCGGTGAGGTCGTTGCGGTCATCGGCGCCAATGGCGCCGGAAAGACCACTTTGCTCAAATCTATTGCCGGCACCCTGTTTCCCGCCTCCGGGCGCATCGACTTCGAAGGCACAGAGGTGGCCGGATTATTTCCGGAGCACCGTCTCGGCCTCGGTCTGGCTTTGTGCCCGGAGGGCCGGCGTCTTTTCGGGGGCCTCAGTGTTGAAAAAAACCTCTTGCTCGGTGCCTTCCACCGCAAGGACAAAGATGGGGTGCGCCGGGACCTGCAGGCACTGCGGGAGCGGTTTCCCATCCTGGACTCCTTTTGGAACCGCCCGGCACGCAATCTTTCCGGTGGCGAACAGCAGATGGTTGCCCTGGCCAGGGCGTTGATGTCCCGGCCGCGGCTGCTGTTGCTCGATGAACCCTCATTGGGGCTCTCCCCGCTATTGGCCAAAGACATCCTCAAAACCATCCGCGATCTCAACCGCGAAGACGGTCTGAGCGTGCTTCTGGTCGAGCAAAACGCCCGGGCCGCGCTGCGCATCGCCCACCGGGGGTATGTCCTGGAGACGGGACGGGTCATTCTGGAGGGCAGCGGATCCGAATTGCTGGCCCATGAAGAAGTCCAGCGCGCCTATCTGGGCAAGGCCTACAAGGAGATCTGGGAACGGTGA
- a CDS encoding branched-chain amino acid ABC transporter permease, which produces MAAYILHLAVLGGMYVLLAASLNIPVGLSGQVSLGHGAFFGIGAYISGLLAMHYTIVPFPLLLVLAGLGSAAVAVLLSPPALKLKDEYLAVVTLGFGLIFELGLKNLAFTGGTDGLYGLPNFGMQGADFLWWVWGAVTLCLFVTSRLRKGQFGRNLTAIKESERTARTLGIAPLPLKVGCFALSALFAGIAGSLYAHYITFINPGVFGLHTSILLLCMVVLGGMGTVLGPLAGGILLFLLPELLQEFADYQDLVYGGLLIVILIFRPQGLLGRAPGQGRRRFPLRRRTQSAPASTSNA; this is translated from the coding sequence ATGGCTGCATACATCCTTCACCTCGCCGTTCTGGGCGGCATGTACGTCCTGCTGGCCGCCAGTCTGAACATCCCGGTCGGGCTTTCCGGACAGGTCTCCCTGGGCCACGGCGCGTTTTTCGGCATCGGGGCCTACATCTCCGGACTGTTGGCCATGCATTATACCATTGTGCCCTTTCCGCTCCTGCTGGTCCTGGCCGGTCTTGGCAGCGCGGCCGTTGCGGTTTTGCTCAGCCCTCCGGCTCTGAAACTCAAAGACGAATATCTGGCCGTCGTGACCCTTGGCTTTGGGCTCATCTTTGAACTCGGCCTGAAAAACCTCGCCTTCACCGGAGGCACGGACGGCCTCTACGGTCTGCCGAATTTCGGTATGCAGGGCGCGGATTTTCTCTGGTGGGTCTGGGGCGCGGTCACCCTCTGTCTTTTTGTCACCTCACGGCTACGTAAGGGACAATTCGGACGCAATCTGACCGCGATCAAGGAATCCGAGCGGACCGCCAGGACATTGGGCATCGCCCCGCTGCCGCTCAAGGTCGGGTGTTTCGCCCTCTCGGCCTTGTTTGCCGGTATTGCCGGCAGCCTCTACGCCCACTACATCACCTTCATCAATCCCGGTGTGTTCGGCCTGCACACTTCGATTTTACTGTTGTGCATGGTCGTTCTCGGCGGCATGGGCACTGTGCTTGGCCCTCTGGCCGGGGGCATTTTGCTCTTTTTGCTCCCGGAGTTGCTCCAGGAATTCGCCGATTACCAGGATCTCGTTTACGGCGGCCTGTTGATCGTCATCCTTATCTTCCGCCCTCAGGGGCTCCTCGGACGCGCTCCCGGCCAGGGCCGCCGCCGTTTCCCGCTGCGGCGCCGGACCCAATCGGCACCCGCATCAACCTCCAATGCGTGA
- a CDS encoding branched-chain amino acid ABC transporter permease: MIWQQIVNGIVAGSAYALVALGYSLIYGVLGLINLAQGEIYMAGAFGLWIAAAVLGLPLPLAVLFGLLFSAVVGLSMERVVFRPLTGRHPLIPLLAAIGLSIFLQSVALLAFGPETRPFPLEFEPQLWNLGPVTLSTLQLLLVTTALALMGGLFWYVHASRHGQALQAVAMDREAARLVGIKPHQCVAQAFGIGGMLSGAAGMMMAAYYNATYPYMGVLPGLKGFCAAVLGGAGSIPGAILGGLILGLSENLGAAYIHSGFKDGYAFAILIAILLLRPQGLLGKSK, encoded by the coding sequence ATGATCTGGCAGCAAATCGTGAACGGAATCGTGGCCGGGTCGGCCTACGCCCTGGTCGCCCTGGGCTATTCCCTGATCTACGGGGTGTTGGGGCTGATCAACCTGGCTCAGGGCGAAATCTATATGGCCGGGGCCTTCGGCCTCTGGATAGCGGCCGCGGTCCTCGGCCTACCGTTGCCCCTGGCCGTGCTCTTTGGCCTGCTGTTCTCGGCAGTGGTCGGATTGAGCATGGAGCGGGTGGTGTTCCGGCCGCTGACAGGACGTCATCCACTGATCCCCTTGTTGGCTGCCATCGGTTTGTCCATTTTTCTTCAGTCCGTTGCCTTGCTGGCCTTTGGCCCGGAAACCCGTCCCTTTCCTCTGGAATTCGAGCCGCAGCTCTGGAATCTGGGGCCAGTCACCCTCTCCACGCTGCAGTTGCTGCTGGTCACAACTGCACTCGCGCTGATGGGCGGACTGTTCTGGTATGTCCATGCCAGCCGCCACGGTCAGGCCTTGCAGGCCGTGGCCATGGACCGTGAAGCCGCGCGGCTCGTGGGCATCAAACCCCATCAATGCGTGGCCCAGGCATTCGGCATCGGCGGCATGCTCAGCGGAGCCGCGGGGATGATGATGGCGGCCTATTACAACGCCACCTACCCCTACATGGGAGTGCTGCCGGGACTGAAAGGGTTTTGCGCCGCCGTGCTCGGCGGAGCGGGATCGATCCCCGGGGCCATTCTCGGGGGACTTATTCTGGGCCTTTCCGAAAACCTCGGTGCCGCCTACATCCACTCCGGGTTCAAGGACGGCTACGCGTTCGCTATTTTGATCGCCATCCTGCTTTTGCGCCCCCAGGGGCTCTTGGGCAAATCCAAATAA
- a CDS encoding ABC transporter substrate-binding protein — protein sequence MPQLPNFSRCALCLGALFLALALAACQDSTSSQDQAQNQEDQTQALKIGAVLRLSKGASDGLPARHGIEIAVQEINSQGGIDGRPLEVVYYDSKDDATTAVNAVQKLISVDEVEAIIGPMMSGNVLAAAPLCQRNNVVLLTPTGTSPRISEAGSYTFRLCSRIDDQARALVQEALSRVGADPTVTILYSNEPYGKGSKELFTRYLAEQDITPATVESFQRGDKDFQAQLTKIKQLNPDILFVPGYLQETAPLISQARQMGINALSVGVFGDMAPKYIELAGKAAEGHLIAGEYNKHKDTEHNQDFVNAYEALLADQPKAPENIMFAALTYDAVHLLRQSFSTGATTGSAIQSFLDELEAFDGITGTLSFDANGDVQKGGVYLFEVQNGTYRKL from the coding sequence ATGCCCCAATTGCCCAATTTTTCCCGCTGTGCCCTTTGTCTCGGCGCGCTTTTTCTCGCGCTGGCCCTGGCGGCCTGTCAGGACTCCACATCGTCCCAGGACCAGGCCCAGAACCAGGAGGATCAGACCCAGGCCCTGAAGATAGGAGCCGTTTTACGTCTCTCCAAAGGCGCCTCCGATGGATTGCCGGCCCGCCACGGTATTGAAATCGCTGTGCAGGAAATCAACTCCCAGGGCGGCATCGACGGCCGGCCCCTGGAAGTTGTCTACTACGACAGCAAGGACGACGCGACGACGGCTGTGAACGCGGTCCAGAAACTCATTTCCGTGGACGAGGTCGAGGCCATCATCGGTCCGATGATGAGCGGCAATGTCCTGGCCGCTGCCCCACTGTGTCAGCGCAACAATGTGGTTTTGCTCACTCCCACCGGCACCTCGCCGCGCATCTCCGAGGCCGGATCGTATACCTTCCGCCTCTGTTCCCGCATCGACGATCAGGCCCGGGCCCTGGTCCAGGAAGCCCTGAGCCGAGTTGGAGCGGACCCGACCGTGACTATCCTCTACAGCAACGAACCCTACGGCAAGGGGTCCAAAGAACTCTTCACGCGCTACCTTGCCGAGCAGGACATCACTCCGGCCACTGTGGAATCGTTCCAGCGCGGCGACAAAGACTTCCAGGCCCAGCTGACCAAGATCAAACAACTCAATCCGGACATCCTCTTTGTCCCCGGATATCTCCAGGAAACCGCTCCGCTGATCAGCCAGGCCCGGCAGATGGGGATCAATGCCCTCAGCGTCGGTGTTTTCGGTGATATGGCCCCGAAATATATTGAACTAGCCGGCAAGGCCGCTGAAGGCCACCTCATCGCTGGTGAATACAATAAGCACAAGGACACCGAACACAACCAGGACTTTGTCAACGCCTATGAGGCGCTTCTGGCGGATCAGCCCAAGGCCCCGGAAAACATCATGTTCGCGGCTTTGACCTACGACGCGGTCCATCTTTTGCGGCAGTCCTTCAGCACCGGGGCGACCACGGGCAGCGCCATCCAGTCCTTCCTGGACGAGTTGGAGGCCTTTGACGGCATCACCGGGACACTTTCCTTCGATGCTAACGGGGACGTCCAAAAAGGCGGGGTCTACCTCTTTGAGGTCCAGAACGGGACCTACCGTAAACTGTAA
- a CDS encoding ACT domain-containing protein, whose product MKVEQISIFLENRAGRLADVTRVLSESGVNIRALSLADTSDFGILRLIVTDHEKAKAALKEKGFTVGRTNVVAVEVDDQPGGLHKILDLLTSNSINVEYMYAFVQQSGKNAVLIFRFDRTDQAIDVLQEHGVRIIPGSELYSL is encoded by the coding sequence ATGAAAGTCGAACAGATCTCCATTTTCCTCGAAAACCGGGCCGGCCGTCTGGCCGACGTCACCCGTGTCCTGTCTGAATCCGGAGTCAATATCCGAGCCTTGTCCCTGGCCGACACCTCGGATTTCGGAATCCTGCGCCTGATTGTCACCGACCACGAAAAGGCCAAAGCCGCATTGAAAGAGAAGGGATTCACGGTGGGCCGGACCAATGTCGTGGCTGTTGAAGTCGACGATCAGCCCGGCGGACTGCACAAAATCCTGGACCTCTTGACTTCGAATTCCATTAATGTCGAATACATGTACGCCTTTGTTCAGCAAAGCGGCAAAAACGCGGTCCTCATTTTCCGTTTTGATCGTACCGACCAGGCCATCGACGTCCTGCAGGAGCACGGCGTGCGGATTATTCCCGGCAGCGAACTCTATTCCCTGTAG
- a CDS encoding phenylacetate--CoA ligase family protein yields MLYDVEKETLPREELEALQLRKLQSLVERVYYNVPFYREKLDEAGVRPEDIRSLRDVQFLPFTEKQDLRNNYPFGLFAVPRENVVRIHASSGTTGKATVVGYTQRDVRNWATLMARSLMAAGATRRDTVHNAYGYGLFTGGLGVHYGAEQLGASIVPISGGGTKRQATLLKDFGPTVICCTPSYALHLYETAKAGGLDVENLPLHTGIFGAEPWTDEMRADLESKLGIKALDIYGLSEIMGPGVAMECRPAQDGLHIWEDHFLVETIDPETGEQLAPGETGELVITTLSKEAQPLLRYRTRDLTRLNTVPCRCGRTHTRMARVMGRSDDMLIIRGVNVFPSQIESILLETEGIAPHYQLILRRHGSLDTLEIHVEIDDSTFSDEIKHLQRLERKIQKNIKEFLGVTADIKLAEPMSIARSQGKAQRIIDRRHEAE; encoded by the coding sequence ATGCTGTACGATGTGGAAAAGGAAACCTTGCCCCGCGAAGAACTCGAAGCATTGCAATTGCGCAAGTTGCAGTCCCTCGTGGAGCGCGTCTACTACAACGTGCCCTTCTATCGCGAAAAACTGGATGAAGCCGGAGTCAGGCCCGAAGACATCCGCAGCCTGCGGGATGTACAATTCCTCCCGTTTACCGAAAAGCAGGATCTGCGCAACAATTACCCCTTTGGCCTCTTTGCCGTCCCCCGCGAAAATGTCGTCCGCATCCACGCCTCTTCCGGAACGACTGGCAAGGCCACTGTCGTCGGCTATACCCAGCGCGATGTCCGCAATTGGGCCACGCTCATGGCCCGTTCGCTGATGGCCGCCGGAGCGACACGGCGGGACACCGTGCACAACGCTTACGGCTACGGGTTGTTTACCGGCGGCCTGGGCGTCCATTACGGCGCGGAACAACTCGGGGCCTCTATCGTGCCCATTTCAGGCGGCGGCACCAAGCGCCAGGCCACCCTGCTCAAGGACTTCGGCCCCACTGTCATCTGCTGCACCCCTTCCTACGCCCTGCATCTCTATGAAACGGCCAAGGCCGGTGGCCTGGATGTTGAAAATCTTCCCCTGCACACCGGAATCTTCGGCGCCGAACCTTGGACCGACGAAATGCGAGCCGACCTCGAATCCAAGCTGGGCATCAAGGCCTTGGACATCTATGGTCTGTCCGAGATCATGGGACCCGGCGTCGCCATGGAATGCCGCCCCGCCCAGGACGGGCTGCATATCTGGGAAGACCACTTCCTGGTCGAGACCATCGATCCCGAAACCGGGGAACAGCTTGCTCCCGGGGAGACCGGGGAATTGGTGATCACGACGCTGTCCAAGGAGGCGCAGCCGCTCCTGCGCTACCGCACCCGGGACCTGACCCGCCTGAACACCGTCCCCTGCCGCTGCGGGCGGACCCATACCCGTATGGCCCGGGTCATGGGACGCAGTGACGACATGCTCATCATCCGTGGCGTGAACGTCTTTCCGTCGCAAATCGAGAGCATCCTGCTCGAAACCGAGGGCATTGCGCCGCACTACCAGCTCATCCTGCGCCGTCACGGTTCGCTGGACACACTTGAAATCCACGTCGAAATCGACGATTCCACTTTCTCCGACGAGATCAAGCATTTACAACGTCTTGAGCGCAAGATACAGAAAAACATCAAAGAGTTCCTGGGTGTGACCGCGGATATCAAGCTCGCCGAACCGATGAGTATCGCCCGCTCCCAGGGCAAAGCCCAGCGGATTATCGATCGTCGCCACGAAGCCGAATAA
- the rsfS gene encoding ribosome silencing factor: MAHKKQTDSYKGDYLRKTRDLLQWLEEKQAKDMVALDVSKVCNVTEALVVVSAGSARHAQALADGLLAKLAEHGIELMGMEGYRTGTWILIDINDVLVHIFQEEYRGFYNVEGLWTEGETIVPEPEPKDA; this comes from the coding sequence ATGGCGCACAAAAAACAGACGGATTCGTACAAAGGCGACTACCTGCGCAAGACGCGGGATCTTTTGCAGTGGCTCGAAGAAAAACAGGCCAAGGACATGGTGGCTCTGGATGTGAGCAAGGTCTGCAACGTGACCGAAGCCCTGGTCGTGGTCTCGGCTGGCAGTGCCCGGCACGCCCAGGCCCTGGCCGACGGCTTGCTGGCCAAACTCGCGGAGCACGGTATTGAACTCATGGGCATGGAGGGCTACCGGACCGGAACCTGGATCCTGATCGATATCAACGATGTCCTGGTCCATATTTTCCAGGAGGAATACCGCGGCTTTTATAATGTCGAAGGGTTGTGGACCGAGGGCGAGACCATTGTCCCCGAGCCGGAGCCCAAGGATGCCTGA
- the gpmI gene encoding 2,3-bisphosphoglycerate-independent phosphoglycerate mutase has translation MPEPAPTLLLLLDGWGAGEPSPDNAIHSAETPHLDRLCTSFPRTTLRCTGRAVGLPEGQMGNSEVGHLNIGAGRVVNQDIVRISQAIADGTLATNPVLSDLFAATRHSGGRLHLIGLVSDGGVHSHQEHLEALIDTALAAGVERICVHAILDGRDTPPQSGLGYMQRLHNFVRQRPGCSIATVSGRYYTMDRDKRWDRTALAYQALVHGEGPVCTDPLDCVQASYDQGVTDEFVVPQILVDAAGQPLGPIADNDTVFFFNFRADRARQLVQALNDPDFAFFDRGCPPQLAGLATMTEYDATFHLPAAFAPQHLKEILGAVVSRMGLRQLRIAETEKYAHVTYFFNGGEETPFAGEDRELIASPKDVATYDLKPEMSVFEVTDRLIAKWQSGDYALVVANFANLDMVGHTGNFEAAVQAVEAVDACVGRVADSILATGGRILLTADHGNADVMQGDNGAPYTAHSHNPVPFVLIDPATHSLRSDGILGDIAPTILDLWGVEPPPSMTGRSLLSRDSEASAPKESV, from the coding sequence ATGCCTGAACCCGCACCAACCCTGTTGCTCTTGCTCGACGGATGGGGTGCTGGAGAGCCGAGTCCCGACAACGCCATCCATAGTGCCGAGACCCCGCACCTGGACCGCCTTTGCACCTCCTTTCCCCGGACCACACTCCGCTGTACCGGTCGCGCTGTAGGGCTGCCCGAAGGCCAGATGGGCAATTCCGAGGTCGGCCACCTCAATATCGGGGCCGGACGCGTCGTCAACCAGGATATTGTCCGCATCAGCCAGGCCATTGCCGACGGCACATTGGCCACAAACCCGGTGCTGAGCGATCTCTTCGCCGCCACCCGCCATAGCGGCGGCCGGCTGCACTTGATTGGCCTGGTCTCCGACGGCGGGGTCCACTCCCATCAGGAGCATCTCGAAGCGCTCATCGACACCGCTCTGGCCGCTGGAGTCGAGCGCATCTGTGTCCACGCCATTCTCGACGGCCGGGACACGCCGCCGCAAAGCGGCCTCGGGTACATGCAGCGGTTGCACAATTTTGTCCGTCAGCGACCCGGCTGCTCCATCGCCACCGTTTCCGGCCGGTATTATACTATGGACCGCGACAAGCGCTGGGACCGAACGGCTCTGGCGTACCAGGCCCTTGTCCACGGTGAGGGACCGGTCTGTACCGATCCGTTGGACTGCGTCCAGGCGAGTTATGACCAAGGGGTCACCGATGAGTTTGTCGTGCCCCAGATCCTGGTCGACGCAGCCGGTCAGCCGCTGGGCCCGATTGCTGACAACGACACCGTCTTTTTTTTCAATTTCCGGGCCGATCGAGCCCGGCAGTTGGTTCAGGCCCTGAACGACCCGGACTTTGCGTTTTTTGATCGTGGATGTCCGCCGCAGTTGGCTGGCCTGGCGACGATGACCGAATACGACGCGACCTTCCATCTGCCGGCGGCCTTTGCTCCACAGCACCTCAAGGAGATCCTCGGTGCGGTGGTTTCCCGCATGGGATTGCGCCAACTCCGGATCGCCGAGACGGAGAAGTACGCCCATGTGACCTATTTCTTCAATGGCGGTGAGGAAACCCCGTTTGCCGGGGAGGATCGTGAACTCATCGCCTCGCCCAAAGATGTGGCCACCTATGACCTCAAGCCGGAAATGAGCGTCTTTGAGGTCACCGACAGGCTTATCGCCAAATGGCAGAGCGGCGACTACGCCTTGGTAGTCGCGAATTTCGCCAACCTGGACATGGTCGGGCACACCGGCAATTTCGAGGCCGCTGTTCAGGCGGTTGAAGCGGTCGACGCGTGCGTCGGCCGGGTCGCGGACTCGATCCTCGCCACCGGCGGCCGGATCCTGTTGACCGCAGACCACGGCAATGCCGACGTCATGCAGGGCGACAACGGAGCGCCGTACACAGCGCACAGCCACAATCCTGTCCCATTTGTCCTCATCGATCCCGCGACGCACTCGTTGCGCAGTGACGGGATCCTGGGGGATATCGCCCCGACTATTCTCGACCTCTGGGGCGTGGAACCGCCGCCGTCCATGACCGGCCGCTCCTTGCTTTCCCGCGACAGCGAGGCTTCCGCGCCAAAGGAATCTGTATGA
- a CDS encoding DMT family transporter has translation MRQQTKAYCFALTTVLIWSTVASAFKISLRHISPVGLLLYSSWISAGILGLILVVQGKLGLLKQLSKRDYRDSLGFGLLNPFAYYLVLFKAYDLLPAQEAQPLNYTWAVTLSLLAVPLLGQRLRALDLAGLLVSYSGAYVIATRGRILALDFSDPLGVGLALGSTLIWAVYWIANTRDTLDPTCRLFLNFGFGAVLVTLYAGLTGEFAWPNGPALLGTAYIGIFEMGVTFVLWATALKLSTSAAKVSILIYLSPFLSLIFIRFFVGEAIMGSTITGLVLIMAGIGLQQIPSQ, from the coding sequence ATGCGCCAACAAACCAAAGCTTACTGCTTTGCCCTGACCACGGTCCTTATCTGGTCCACAGTGGCCTCGGCCTTCAAGATTTCCCTGCGCCATATCAGTCCGGTGGGACTGCTCCTGTATTCCTCATGGATCTCGGCCGGAATTCTGGGGCTGATCCTCGTCGTCCAGGGCAAGCTCGGACTCCTCAAGCAGCTGAGTAAACGGGATTACCGTGATTCCCTCGGCTTTGGTCTGCTCAACCCCTTCGCCTATTACCTCGTCCTGTTCAAGGCGTATGACCTGCTTCCGGCCCAGGAAGCCCAGCCGCTGAATTACACCTGGGCCGTCACGCTCTCACTGCTGGCCGTGCCTCTGCTCGGGCAAAGGTTGCGCGCACTCGATCTGGCCGGCTTGCTGGTCAGCTATAGCGGTGCTTATGTCATCGCCACTCGGGGCCGAATCTTGGCCCTGGATTTCTCCGATCCGCTCGGGGTCGGTCTGGCCTTGGGCAGCACGCTCATATGGGCCGTGTATTGGATCGCCAACACCCGCGATACCCTGGATCCGACCTGCCGGCTGTTTCTCAATTTCGGGTTCGGCGCTGTGTTAGTGACCCTCTACGCCGGGCTGACAGGGGAATTCGCCTGGCCCAATGGCCCGGCTCTGCTGGGCACAGCCTACATCGGCATTTTCGAGATGGGAGTGACCTTTGTCCTCTGGGCCACCGCGCTGAAGCTGAGCACTTCGGCGGCCAAAGTCAGCATCCTCATCTATCTCTCGCCGTTTTTGTCGCTGATCTTCATCCGCTTTTTCGTGGGCGAGGCCATCATGGGCTCGACCATAACCGGCTTGGTGCTGATCATGGCCGGAATCGGACTGCAACAGATCCCGAGTCAATAA
- a CDS encoding pyridoxal phosphate-dependent aminotransferase codes for MHPASCTDKIRPFLVMDVLEAAHALEAEGHDIVHLEIGEPDFDTPDCVKEAANKAISDGQTHYTHSLGVMALREAICEDYHTRYGVSLCPEQIVVTSGTSPAMLLAFGALLEPGEEVLLPDPGYACYPNFVHFVHGEPKRVRLREADGFQLHPDLVREAITPGTRAMMVNSPSNPAGTVLPGEWIQELAGLQPALVADEIYHGLVYGEAASSVLEHTEDAFVLNGFSKLYAMTGWRLGYLIAPQRFMRAIQKLAQNLFICAGSVAQHAAIAALRHAGPDVERMRQTYDTRRQVLLQRLQKMGFTLAVEPKGAFYVFVNASHLGSDSYTLAFDILHKAHVGVTPGIDFGPGGEGYLRFSYANSLENIEKGMDRLEAYIQKL; via the coding sequence ATCCATCCCGCAAGCTGCACGGACAAAATCAGACCTTTTCTGGTCATGGATGTGCTTGAAGCCGCTCATGCCCTGGAGGCCGAGGGCCACGACATCGTCCACCTGGAGATTGGCGAACCGGACTTCGATACCCCGGACTGTGTCAAGGAAGCCGCCAATAAAGCCATTTCTGACGGCCAGACCCATTATACCCACAGTCTGGGGGTCATGGCCTTGCGCGAGGCCATCTGCGAGGACTACCACACTCGCTACGGAGTCTCGCTCTGCCCGGAGCAGATCGTGGTCACCTCCGGCACCTCCCCGGCCATGCTCCTGGCCTTCGGCGCCTTGCTTGAACCCGGCGAGGAAGTCCTCCTCCCCGACCCGGGGTACGCCTGTTATCCCAATTTTGTCCATTTCGTGCACGGCGAGCCCAAACGGGTCCGTTTGCGCGAGGCCGACGGGTTCCAACTCCACCCGGACCTGGTCCGCGAGGCCATCACCCCTGGTACCCGAGCCATGATGGTCAATTCGCCGTCCAATCCGGCCGGGACTGTCCTGCCCGGGGAATGGATTCAGGAATTGGCTGGTCTCCAGCCCGCGCTGGTTGCTGATGAGATTTACCACGGCCTGGTCTACGGCGAAGCCGCCTCGTCGGTCCTTGAACACACCGAAGACGCCTTTGTCCTGAACGGATTTTCCAAGCTTTACGCCATGACCGGCTGGCGCCTCGGCTATCTCATCGCCCCGCAGCGGTTCATGCGCGCTATCCAGAAACTGGCCCAGAATCTTTTCATCTGCGCCGGCTCCGTTGCCCAGCACGCGGCCATCGCCGCCCTGCGCCACGCCGGACCGGATGTAGAACGCATGCGCCAAACGTATGATACCCGCCGCCAGGTCTTGCTGCAGCGGCTGCAGAAGATGGGTTTTACCCTGGCTGTAGAACCCAAGGGCGCTTTCTATGTCTTTGTCAATGCCAGCCATCTCGGCAGCGACAGCTATACGCTGGCCTTCGATATCCTGCACAAGGCCCACGTCGGCGTGACACCGGGGATCGATTTTGGTCCCGGCGGAGAAGGATACCTGCGCTTTTCCTACGCCAATTCCCTGGAGAATATCGAAAAAGGCATGGATCGTCTTGAGGCGTATATCCAAAAACTGTAG